The Montipora foliosa isolate CH-2021 chromosome 1, ASM3666993v2, whole genome shotgun sequence DNA segment ATTTGTGACTAATAGCtctttgcttgtggagtttgcTCTAAGTtggatcaaacatgttttaattgTTTGGCCACTCATTTCAACATCAGCATgattggtcaccaaacaatgtttcaTGTTGTTTGGTCGCCAAACATTACCCCTGTCGGCCAGGCCCTAATTACAGTTACCTAATTGCCAAAAATagatagcaaatgcttagatTCAAAGGGATATTTCGTGTTGAATATCAAAATCGGGATTATAACtaattgcgtgcatttctggacatattaATGCGCCTTCATTAGTCGTTTAAATTCAATTAAATTCTTGGATATTTGTAACAATTATTATCCTGAACAACTTCAGATTTTTAATGTTGATAAAAACGTTATCTGACCAACTTTTAAAGAGGCGAGTTTTCGACTGTCGAACTACAGTCTTCAATGGGCTAAAAAACTAATGTAAAACACGCTAAGCTGCAACAAACGGCGAGTAGGGGTGAGCATAACATTGAGAGGAAAATAAAgtgaaatgaaaaatgaaataatagaCATATGAATAGTAATGAGACAGACTATAtatcgagttaggatttcgagtcggACTTAAAGTTGGATTTTCGAGCtagtcagtgtaaaatgcagactgttataatgtaactgctgaaaaagcccaaacctttacaagcgctaaccttaggcctaattaggcataaaacaattttgaggcttaactgttagcacttctaaaggcgctgttacactgtgcaaacGTTGAAAAACAAGTTGTATTCCGGGTGTGACACCgagcaacgtttcatgcaacttgtctcgtttcgatgatcacatgaggttaaaggaacattttcattggctgctTCCGCAAACCGTTGTGGCACAAGatgcaggacagatgttacatCGCGCAATGCTGAAAAAAATTCACtgcaaccgttgcggaaaggAGAACCGCAAAGGTTTCTGCAACTGGTCTTGCAACGTTTTTGGCCATAGCAAGGTATGCCACATTGGGCAATGATTCGTGCTCTAGCAATGGTGTTTCGAGACAAGTtacacgaaaaattgcacagtgtaacaccACCTTACACTGGCCAACTCGAAGATCCAACTGACACGAAATCTAACTCaaaaatccaactcgaagtccaactctaCAATCCAACTTGAAATCGATAGCTTAACtcggtaaataggcaacctcAGTATATTGCCTaacgatttctttttcactCATTATGTTAATCACTACTCGCTGTTTGTTGTATATATAGCGTGTTTAACACTAGTTCTTTAGCCCGTTGAAAACTGTAGTTCGACAGTCGAAAGCTCGCTCCTTTAAAGTTGGTCAAAGAACGTCATTATTAACATTATGAATTATCCTGACAGcgcgttttcatttttttcttaacttgagatttgttttaaaaaaacggAAGTTGTATTTTCAGATTCATATCCGTCGTTGTCGTCGTCCTGTTAAATGCTCTCTAATCCAAGCTAAAATGCATCCAAGAGCGATAATTTCCTACGACATTTATCACGGTTTGACGTTTGTCACGTCCGTAAATACTTGGACCGCTGGCGTAGCCCTTTTCTTAGGAAGAAAATGTGGGTAGAGAAACTGATTACGTTTAGCGTAACGTGAAACTTAGAAATGATTTGTTTTGCAGGCTTTCACTGGTTTTATTGGCAAAGTACCTCAGGCTGCAGATCATTGGAGTGATGATCGCTTCTTTGGATCTCAGTTCATGAATGGTTGTAATCCCGATGCACTGAGAAGATGCACTAAACTGCCACCGAATTTTCCGGTCACACAGGACCTGATCGGAAACCTATTAGACAATGGAGATACTTTGGAGAAAGCCCTAAGGGTATGTTTTTGTCGAGTTATCTTGCCTATATAATTAGGCTGTGGGGCGGTTTTGAGTAACGTAATTTTAAGAAGAAAAATCAGCGATATCAGAGATGTTAAGCGAGGGCGCACAGTATCAACGGAGACTTTTACGTTTTTCGTGATAGGATGGCCGCATGTATATGGTGGATCATAAGATCTTGGAAGACATTCCGCATTATGGCCAGGACCGAGAAGACCTGGAGAGGAGATACATGTGCGCAAGCCTGGGATTGTTCTACAGGAAAGCCAGCGGGGATCTGGTGCCGATAGCCGTCCAGTTTCACCAGACTCCAAGTAGCGACAATCCGATATGGACTCCGAATGACGCCGAGATGGACTGGATCTGTGCCAAGTTTTGGTTACGTAACTCCGACACGCAAATTCACCAGGTAGTTTGAAAACAATCTTAAAATGTCTGTGTGTTTCGTCATTATAATTTTTGCAGAAAGGGATTGGAGGTACATTGTATGAAGACCTTGCGCACCTAATGGAGCCTCTATCTTTCATACTGGGCCTCGGAGTCAACCTTTCCCGAGTAGAGTTATTAATCGAACGTGTCTCGTTGGGTTTTCGAGGTTAAAAGCCCAATCAAACAGAGCTGTGTCAgtgctatacaccttattccaaaatggccgccatttaaatattcttttgtctttattcaaataagcccttgatgcctcgttcttaagcttaaaattcaaaagaatattttatcttgaacgaggcaacaagggccaatttgtatccgcataaatcagcgggcattttggaataaggtgtattataTTACGTCATGATACATACTGATTGAGCCACgtctaaaagcggagctcccttgGTTATTTATCTCATTTGCGTTCGGTTGAAAACTTGGGTCCTCAAAGACCTATTAAACTAATTAACTTTTCTGGACTTTTCTGGACTTACGCACGAACGGACGGtcgcatgatgacgtcatagctaaaaCTAGAATTGTTTACACCGATGGgtcaccatattttcttaaacaTGGTTGCGCTATAACACGCATCGCTCTGCAATTTTTCATTCGCGTTTCGCCGTGGAAAAATGATTCTTTTCGCCGGAAAAAGCCGTTCAAAAGATAAATATACTCGGAATAGGGTTGACTTAAGGAATAAGTGTAGATCAAGGCTCCATTTGATGGGTTCCTGGTCCTGTCAGCGCCTTCCTAAACAAGAGAATTTTTGAGGTAAGCGAGCAGATCCCCCATATTACGCCCTATTCCGAAGAAATTTTCTGAAATTTATGAAAAGAGATTTCTTCATGGGGAATGAGATCCTATGATTTTATTCCCGCGTTGAGTAGGATCAGAAATGTAGCGAACGAGTGATTTTGCGACGTTTGTGCTCCTGTGTGGCTACGTTTGGAatcagttgagtgtcgaaagtaattagtgaattgcttcggtttataattacttcactcagtgattggtacAAAGTTCTCGCGcgagttttttaaccaatcagaagtgaaaccaaaaccaatcgtggctcgctcgtgcacattttcccgcgctttgtgtcggctacgaataataacttcgagttttgatcggtttactggattgtctccgccctttttaattggccaaagtaattactttggttttggttttacgacagtcgattgaaactcactctactATGATTCCGTAGATAAGCAACAGAGCAACAGCAACAGAGggcgttttccgtgtttccatagactcatctaaacacgaggggaaggtgggagaattcgagacagttatgcaaaccctcgattGCGTTtcaggtttgcataactgtcgaaaattctcccaactccccctagTGTTTGGATGAGGCCacggaaacacggaaaaaaacctctattgcttttataaaatatttctcaaagataattcaacaaataaaggaaaataatgtttttttacctcttgattgaaacagattttcttgacacacgctcatatttcctaccaaccaatcaaaacgcgcgtctgaaaatacacaaccaatcaaaattcgtgtgacgtcacagccgtgtttccatactctcatctaaacacagctattgaccaatgagagtgcgcgtactatcctaattattttataaaaaggaTTAGTGAGGTGCGTtctattcctgttttgtcaCCGACGAGCCATTTGAAGTGGTTGTGTGGGAAAATCTTTTCTAGTACTTGTTCAGTAATAAAGGTATCACACTGTAAGTAACTGTTATCTTGTTGCTAATAATTTTATCACAAAACAATTATAGAATGCATGTGTTACAGTGCAATAtcagttttgtgggatatcagtAGCCTTTCTTGCTGGATAGCCAAACAGCATGACTCCCCAGCCTGTACAGCACGGAGGCCACCCTCGAATAAATGCCACACCCAATCAGAAGAATGCGTCGTTTATTCGAGGATTGTGAGAATAAACACAAGTACAAGTTTGATTCTCAGAACGTTGAtagggcggttttcaattgagtgtggaaagtaattagcgaattgcattggttttgcattacttccaAACGCGTCCAAACGCTGAAATCGTAAGGAATCACTATCGATACCCGTAGGATATCCCACGCAACTGACTCTATTAGAATGCGTTCTCCTCGAACGCAATAATTCGGCATTTGTCATACTGCGTCGTTATTTCAAGGAAGACACTTTATTGGCCAGTTAGTATGAAAATTGACCCGGCGGTGAAGAAAATAACGATTATAACTTTAGCAGCATGTCGGCAGCATGCTTGCAGTTATAGTTAAATTTCTGATAATTTTCATCGGgcactgggatttgaactcttATCTCACGTTATCTTGCCCTACACTTTCAAAAACCTGTATTGTTTTCTGTATTGTTAGAAATACTATTAGGCAGTTGGCGTTAAGACACTTTGGGATGTTTATCAATATTTGGAGTGCATCTAATTTCGTGGACATGAGAGTTTCGCCAGCcctttatttttattgcatatCCACCTCCTCAAAAATGGCACGCCATAAAGCTACAGACATAATCTCATCACCCTTCGATATTCATAAACTCCGTGGGGCATCCCTTCACACACTGTCTGGGACAGTGATAGGTGTGGTCATCTGGCCTTCTTAGTTTGTCTACCAAGTTTGGATTATTAAATGCTCAGATTTCTCGAGTTATTCTTAAGACCAAGGGTAATTGCATACCTTCGCTTCCTTGTCAAGCATTTAAGGGGCACTCTCGCAGCAATTTTACTATTTTGCGGTCGAAGCCTGCGTTAACTCAAAAGAAGCAAGATCGGGCAATTATGTCTCCTAGATGTATCTTTCTCCAGTTATAAATTCTTGCTCTCtaagtttcctttgttttgtcagATGATCACCCATCTTCTCCGCGTTCACCTTTTCATGGAACCCGTTGCTGTAGCAAGCTATAGACAATTGCCTACTCTACACCCCCTGTGGAAACTGTTGGCTCCTCATATTCGAGGGGTACTTGCTATCAACACACTCGGCAGGGGTGTCTTGATTGCCGAGGGAGGAGTTGCTGACAATACTCTTACTGTTGGCGGTGGAGGTAAAATTCATGATCCACGTAACTGAAATCGAAACATTATTCattaaggcccagtaatacgggcaacatttttcgtgcaacttgtcgcgcaacagtGTTGTATTGCAAGTACCACCTTCTTGTGCAACagattttcatgttgcaaaaagtaaaacctacgtctactttttgcaacatgaaaatttgttgcgcaagaagatggtgatacgcgcaacaaaccacatcaacttgcaacgcaacattgttgcgcgacaagttcgCGCGAAAAATGTTGCCCATGTTACTGGGCCTTTAaaaattattaagaaataaCAATTAATTAACTACGTCGTATACACTTTATCTTGCCAGTTGttttttcgttgttgttgttgctgttgtagGCCAAAAGacaaaaatccggatttttttTATAGATTTTTAGAGCATAAGGAGATTTATAGAAATTTTGGggatttttagaaaaaaatgggGTTTTGGGGGATTCAGTAGATGACTTGGAACAAAAAGTGTTCTATATTCTCTGCcgttttatttaaatttcctatgaaatgaaaattttgtcTCATTGTTTACTTTACTTGGTACGAGCTAGCAGTTTGTACTCCTTTCATGGAACACTGATCCGTTTGAGTGCCTTTTGTTTGATAAAAGTGCTATCTAGCGAGGGAAAGCTAAGGTctcattaaaaaataattgtgaGAAAAATAGAGATTTTTAGAAAATTTTGGGATATTTAGGGATTTTGAGAAACTTTTGGGGATATTTAGAGATTTTTGGAGGGAATTTTAGGGAAAAAATTGAGAATTTCCGGATAGATTTTTAGAGCATTTTCCGGGATATTTGTGTCTAGGcctgttgttcttgttgttgtttcggTTTCTTCTTCTCAAAGAGGTGTTTCACTGTTTCTGCCGCATTTACTTGTTATTTTTTACTTGTTAAGCGCTTTTGCCATCCgcattccttttctttcctttagcGCCTCAGCGTTACTTATTTTCTTATTGTTTCGTTCTTTATCCAACGCTGATCGAACATTTAACGCCGAAACCGAGAATCAAACCCATGACAAATTGATGAAAAGTAAGTTTTCTCGACTCTGCGCCAATCTGACCAGCTTCCCAGAAAATTCGAAATTCGATTTCTGATTTGCTACGTcatttttttctgacaaatTGTCGGCATTTTGGTGGTGATTTTGTAATAGACATCAGAAGCACAACCTCTTTTCTGTTGGACAGGACACATTGCACTGATGAAGAAATACTACAAGAGCAACAACTGGAAAACCTACAACTTGCCTCTGGCTTTGAAGGAAAGGGGAGTCGACGATGCAGAGAAACTTCCCAATTTTCATTACCGAGAGGATGCCCTGGCCCTCTGGGGAGCCACCCGAGAATTTGTCGAGGAGATTGCAGCTCTTTACTATCATTCAGATGACGACATTAAGCGGGTAGGTTAAAAGGGCAAACTGCGCAAGCGTAGCTAAAAGCTTGATTTGCAAGACTATAAAATCGTTTAAAGTGTTGCAAAAACTATTTAGCTAAAGCGATAAAATTACAACGTTAATTAACAATAAGAGAAATACTGTTCACCGAGGCCAAGAATGTGTTCGAATATCTACAAGAACTAGACATATCGTCTTTTTACACACTTGACATACATTAACATAACTATCACTACATAATACATAGCAAATGACTGGCGAGGCTGAAAGAAAGAGCGAGGCATATCACCGCTTTTAACCACATCTTTGTatcattttatatttattttagtgAGTAAAGTGTGTAAAAACACGGTGAGTCCAATTCTTGTCGATAACATTTCTAAGCATTtattactaacttcttactaaccgagcgcgagggccgtactggggaatattggcccgaggtcgtggcagtacggaccgagcgcagtgaggtccatacaaaaacgaccgaggcccaatattccccagtacggctcgagttagctcggttagtaagtagtttaatATATGGTTTACcttgtgctttgtttttgcacgcccgtaatcggcccgtgggcattacgggagaatatgccctacaattcagtcacaattagccaatcagggcgcgcgttatatcggctacaaacacaagccatataataatcactaaataattaaaataatagttACAGATTTTAATTGATCATCCATTCAAATATAGTCACAGAAATGTCACATGAAAAGGTGTGCTgaattgaaagaaagaaagaaagaaagaaaatcaagaatTACGGCCTTACATGTTTAGTCGTTTTATCCTCATAGGAAGGTTCCGGCCTACCAAAACTCGCTCAAATTTCTTAGTCTTGGAAGTCAAGGAAGTATAAGAGCTAAACATTAACGGAAGAGAAATGCATATTTTCTTACTATAAGGTAAGGTTAAATGTCAGTCCACCTCCTTTTAAACAATCATCGTTGCTTTTCGCAGGATTATGAGCTGCAAAACTGGATAAAGGAGTTACACGACAAAGGATACCCTGTAGATCCTGGGCACGAAGATCACGGTGTCCGAACGTCCTTCACAAGCCGTCAGCAGCTGGTTGAATTTGTCACTATGATCATTTTCACGTGCTCCTGTCAGCATGCAGCGGTTAATTTTTCACAGATGGATGTGTACGCTTTCCCGCCCAATTCTCCCGCGCTTATGCGCCAGCCGCCCCCAAAGAAGAAAGGGGTTGTAACAATGAAAGATCTCATGAATTGCTTAGCCACTAAGCACCAATCATCGCTCACTATCGCTACAGTTTATGACCTGACACGTATTTTCTCTGACGAGGTAAGAACACTTCTTCCTGATGAAGGCTTAACGCTGGAGATTCTTTCAAATCTCCACACGTctgtttctcttcttttttaaaCTCTTGCCACACGACTAAGTATCCATGCTGCTCTAACCAATTGACAAATCACCGCAGTTTGTATAGAggtcacatgatttcgagtgaaATTTGAGGTAAATCAGCACGAGTACGTGAGGCTACTCAATattagggcgagtgcaatttgtagtctccGAGAACTTTACGACCGCTGATTTATCTCAAATTGCACGAGATAAATGAtgtgattacttgttaataatatacatgtaacaatAGGCCACTTCCAAAAAcaccacaatactctttgtttgccctccaaaatttttgcataagcattgtttccagtttctcttgggtttctacaatggtcccaagagaaaacaatcgTGTCATGGCTCAGTAGTCCCGCCTGCATTaacgtgattggttgaaaaatgacAACTTTGATTgacatgaatgaaatgaatgtagaTATATTAGTAGAAGTACGGGTTACAGACGAAAGGTAGAattgatcctcgcagttaactggacaatttaagcaatggtTTTTTCCCATAGAACTtgtgatgctggtgcaatgctctaccaactgaccTTGGAAGCCACACATGAAGCCCTTTCGATTATTACAATTGAAgaaaaattcttgattgaaacagattttcttgatacacgctcatatttcctaaaagccaatcaaaacgtgcgtctgacaatacataaccaatcaaaattcctgtgatgtcacagccatgtttccatactctcatctaaacacagctattgaccagtgagagtgcgcgtactatcctaattattttatagatATACATATCAGTTCACCATCTATTAACCTCTTCTTGGCCCAAAAGAGTGTTCTCGTTAATTTATTGAGCTTTCTTTCCAATTAGAAATTCCTTGGTGATTACCCAGAGcagctttttactgaagaagcTCCAAAGTCCGCCATTGCTTCATTTCAAAAGAAACTGCAAGGAATCTCTGCTGATATCAAAAAAAGGAATGACAAGCTCTTGGTAGCATATCCATATCTGCTTCCTGAGCGAGTTCCGAACAGCATTGCTATCTAAGCATCTACTGGGCAATGCATATCGTTACGGCTGTTGCAACCGAACTGACCAGTATAATAGGACTTTTCGTGCCCACGTAACGAGTTTCGTAAATTAAAATGAGTGTCTTGCTGTCTGAGTACTTTTAAGTGCCGTATGGCTACTAATATAGATATTACCGTGGGCTCCTGATGTTATTTACGCTATTGGTTTCCTGTACACTTAGCCAATAATAACCagcattattaaattttcaacctcggttaatgcatttctcgtgctctgtttggttcactcaatctcggttatcagctcatatagcttagtttgaccttatatggtactgaaatgattgcgctaagcgttgtgAAACGAAAaacggaaagcgaaatttctcttgaaataaattttaaaacacgTTTTTGTGATAAGTTTGGATCAATCCCGACGCTtaaaaaggcaagaaatatatttgtgaCGAGCCTGGGTCTGTCTGATCACCAGGTattacacgacatcgcatctTCGTCAAGTTGTTTCGGTTTCGCTCGGATCGATTTTCCCCCTTTTTTCTcccgtatttcgtacttccaaacgtTTGGAATTTAAGGaatattccattcgcgcttgttggatatgagactacGCGCCTCGATGGCTATTTCAGCCTATTTGGCATCTCATAtgatccaacgcgcgctcgtggaataattgttaaatagtcaaGGATTAGTGAGGTTCGTTCGATTCGTGTTTTGTCATCGATGCATGAAGCATTTGAAAGTAGTGTATATTTTGAGGAGAACCGTTTTGTACCCTTTTCCAGTATTTGTTCAGTAATGAAGGCATCACCTACACTCTAAGTATTTTGACTGTTATCTTGTGGCTAATACTTTTACTAAAGACAGTTTTGGAATATATGTACGTCTCATAATCCAAAACcagttttgtgggatatcagtAGACTATCTTGCTGgataagtacaaggaaggattacatttttacaaacgttgaccAGCACtgatatttgaacagacttgaccgattagagtgtaatgttaagtgctagttttgtaccccatatgaaccatgtgagcgtttgccctactaatggaaatgggcctacacaaggacagagaaaaactacgaccagagtgggaattgaacccaggaccttcggattagatcaccgctgctctacagactgagctacaaggtcagacgaccTAACCAAGCTCTTTTTATTacttacttttgtataataagtcaattgatatccatgtataataatcaaaactaatcctaaccttcCCGCCAATTTTCCCTAGGCTTAATCTGGGctctaaaaacgtttcttcaattcatctgaactatctgagtgcgtattcaccCTAGGTACAaagaggatcaccaatttaaccgcGAATCCCTAGCTTTCCATGATCTGTGATCACCTGTGTACTCCCCCTTGTACATTTGTTTTGGGAAGGAACCTAAAACGATGTGGCGCGTTTTACTCGGTGTAAGGGATAGTTTGTTGTCCCGGACCGCACTCCCCACCGTACCCCCCTTCGTGCGGGTCACATGATCAAAAAAGGAACATGTGCTCTCCGCTTCGTCTGCGTTGAAAGTTTGTGCGTTTAAGGCTTGTTTGGCTTTTGACCTGTTTCATCGCTATCGATGTTGAGCTTGAGATTATAGATGCCCAAAAAATTGTAagtcttgttttttctttgttttgttttcccttttttttttttaattaggtCGCTTTATTTGTAATTCGGTATCCCGGGggtgggactcccatatgaaacagacggggatgctcatcgtctcgcttaggggtgtaaattttggattttggtctcgcttagggtgttccgggcaaagcgccaatattttaagccgccaaggtctcgtttagggttccgcgaagaaacacagaattacgcgaagagaaacagaagtcaaattttctttttaacgtgTTCTGTTTACCGCATTACCTCTGTGATTATACTCAAAGATTTCTACACATAGTAGAGAACATTATAATCCGATTAATCAGTGACAATAAAGGAAGCGTTATTACAAGATGTCTTTGTGCTTTCTCTATTGTTTGTCTATAACAGGAAACTCGCGGGTTTAGCGTttacaaaattacaaaacaatcaTGCTAAAAATATCCGTGAGCTGGTTTCTGGATTGCTGTCTCAATTAGTTCTAAGAGTTCGTCCTTTATTTCTGTGATCTCGCATCGAGCTGTTTTCATGATATTTACTGGAATATAAATTTCACTGCCAACAAGTGATCGGATCGAGGAAAGGCCTGCAACCCGCTGCAAAAGGTAAGTCATTTCTTGTTATTAATGAAGTGGGTCAGGGGTCAGGTCAGGCCTCAGGCCACTGATGCCACGAGGCACAAGTGGTGATCGGCACGTTCCTCTTTTATTCCCCGGCTTTTCTCATGTAAGTTTAATGAATTTCTCCCAAAACCTCCGTCCTTGAAAGGCCTAAGAGGAGCCTCGTGTTGGGTTTACTTTGAACGCTCTTTCTGCGACCCAATCTATTAATAATTAGAAAACGCTTCCCTCACGTTTAACTTAGCACTAATAGAAGTTATTGTGCATCTACGTTTGATGCATTCCGTTCCTGACCTTCTCCCAATTTTTAACCCGGGATTTTTAAGCCACTGCCTCCACTACCCTCTGTTCTGACCATGTGGTTAAATAAATGCTGTAAAAAACCGGTTTCGGGTTTCGTGCACTCGCTTAAATTCGGTCGATATCCCGCGATATGCACTTGAATTCCCCTgatcttttatgttagtgtttgtgaAACTGAAACACAAAATTACTTATCGTATGGTTCGAAAATGGTTTCAAGCGATTGCTCAGAATtctcaaaatacttctttttATATCATGTACTGATCTGCGTAGGAAAGATCGGAGGGTGTCAGAGCCAATGGGTATAGACAAGCGTGGTGTTAGCCGTGGAAAGTGCACCCAATGTAATGAATGTGAGGAATATGAGACCAGCAGTTCGAGTGTCCTTTGCGAATACTGTGCACACAGACCAGTACAACATGAGGTGATCAGTTCCTCTAGGGCACGAGCTGGGCCAGAACTGGAGCCACCTGACAAATGGGTGAAGTCAGCAAAAGAGGGAGAAGAGGTCATCATTGTGGACAATGTTGAAGTCTGTgagaatgacaaaacagatatGGGGGATGATTTGGTGAGTAAATTGTAAAACTTGGCAGGGTAATCATACATCCTTACATATTATTATTTGCCAATCCTTTCAAATAATACATACCGTTTGAC contains these protein-coding regions:
- the LOC137990928 gene encoding allene oxide synthase-lipoxygenase protein-like isoform X3, with amino-acid sequence MMSGEANVSEKKTEDYEITVVTGKRKGAGTDASVTLIMKGTCGETKPLSLDKWFHDDFEAGQTDKYCLTAENVGDLLMVVLMNDGGGWNSDWFVDRITIKIKSKNVTYDFPCNRWVQSENVIFEGTAKLPTDQQHDTVKSQREEELKQRRSIYEWGDDDTYLDLPGYVKAADVKTLPKDVQFTEEAMYDLHKARRAALVNLGLVKLLNLFDNWDDFDDYRKAFTGFIGKVPQAADHWSDDRFFGSQFMNGCNPDALRRCTKLPPNFPVTQDLIGNLLDNGDTLEKALRDGRMYMVDHKILEDIPHYGQDREDLERRYMCASLGLFYRKASGDLVPIAVQFHQTPSSDNPIWTPNDAEMDWICAKFWLRNSDTQIHQMITHLLRVHLFMEPVAVASYRQLPTLHPLWKLLAPHIRGVLAINTLGRGVLIAEGGVADNTLTVGGGGHIALMKKYYKSNNWKTYNLPLALKERGVDDAEKLPNFHYREDALALWGATREFVEEIAALYYHSDDDIKRDYELQNWIKELHDKGYPVDPGHEDHGVRTSFTSRQQLVEFVTMIIFTCSCQHAAVNFSQMDVYAFPPNSPALMRQPPPKKKGVVTMKDLMNCLATKHQSSLTIATVYDLTRIFSDEKFLGDYPEQLFTEEAPKSAIASFQKKLQGISADIKKRNDKLLVAYPYLLPERVPNSIAI
- the LOC137990928 gene encoding allene oxide synthase-lipoxygenase protein-like isoform X2; this encodes MMNGEANVSEKKTEDYEITVVTGKRKGAGTDASVTLIMKGTCGETKPLSLDKWFHDDFEAGQTDKYCLTAENVGDLLMVVLMNDGGGWNSDWFVDRITIKIKSKNVTYDFPCNRWVQSENVIFEGTAKLPTDQQHDTVKSQREEELKQRRSIYEWGDDDTYLDLPGYVKAADVKTLPKDVQFTEEAMYDLHKARRAALVNLGLVKLLNLFDNWDDFDDYRKAFTGFIGKVPQAADHWSDDRFFGSQFMNGCNPDALRRCTKLPPNFPVTQDLIGNLLDNGDTLEKALRDGRMYMVDHKILEDIPHYGQDREDLERRYMCASLGLFYRKASGDLVPIAVQFHQTPSSDNPIWTPNDAEMDWICAKFWLRNSDTQIHQMITHLLRVHLFMEPVAVASYRQLPTLHPLWKLLAPHIRGVLAINTLGRGVLIAEGGVADNTLTVGGGGHIALMKKYYKSNNWKTYNLPLALKERGVDDAEKLPNFHYREDALALWGATREFVEEIAALYYHSDDDIKRDYELQNWIKELHDKGYPVDPGHEDHGVRTSFTSRQQLVEFVTMIIFTCSCQHAAVNFSQMDVYAFPPNSPALMRQPPPKKKGVVTMKDLMNCLATKHQSSLTIATVYDLTRIFSDEKFLGDYPEQLFTEEAPKSAIASFQKKLQGISADIKKRNDKLLVAYPYLLPERVPNSIAI
- the LOC137990928 gene encoding allene oxide synthase-lipoxygenase protein-like isoform X1, with amino-acid sequence MATQLQCFDWLEMACCKCFGKDHEYIAVSEKKTEDYEITVVTGKRKGAGTDASVTLIMKGTCGETKPLSLDKWFHDDFEAGQTDKYCLTAENVGDLLMVVLMNDGGGWNSDWFVDRITIKIKSKNVTYDFPCNRWVQSENVIFEGTAKLPTDQQHDTVKSQREEELKQRRSIYEWGDDDTYLDLPGYVKAADVKTLPKDVQFTEEAMYDLHKARRAALVNLGLVKLLNLFDNWDDFDDYRKAFTGFIGKVPQAADHWSDDRFFGSQFMNGCNPDALRRCTKLPPNFPVTQDLIGNLLDNGDTLEKALRDGRMYMVDHKILEDIPHYGQDREDLERRYMCASLGLFYRKASGDLVPIAVQFHQTPSSDNPIWTPNDAEMDWICAKFWLRNSDTQIHQMITHLLRVHLFMEPVAVASYRQLPTLHPLWKLLAPHIRGVLAINTLGRGVLIAEGGVADNTLTVGGGGHIALMKKYYKSNNWKTYNLPLALKERGVDDAEKLPNFHYREDALALWGATREFVEEIAALYYHSDDDIKRDYELQNWIKELHDKGYPVDPGHEDHGVRTSFTSRQQLVEFVTMIIFTCSCQHAAVNFSQMDVYAFPPNSPALMRQPPPKKKGVVTMKDLMNCLATKHQSSLTIATVYDLTRIFSDEKFLGDYPEQLFTEEAPKSAIASFQKKLQGISADIKKRNDKLLVAYPYLLPERVPNSIAI